CGACCGTGCGGATGGCCGGCGACGTGCTCCACGACGCGCGCGAGGACTTCGACCCGGTGACGGCGCGGGCCGCCGAGCTGCTCCAGACCGAGCTGGACCGCTTCGAGCGGCTCCTGGTCGACCTGCTGGAGATCAGTCGGTTCGACGCGGGTGCAGCCGGCCTCGACCTCGACGACGTCAACCTGGTCGACGTCGCCCGACGGATGGCCGACGCCACCCTGGTGCTGGCCCAGCAGCACGGGATCCAGGTCCTCGTGGACGCACCGGACCGTCCCTGCCTGGCCGAGGCCGACGTACGTCGGGTCGAGCGCATCGTCCGCAACCTCGTCACCAACGCCATCGACCACGCGGACAGCCGAGACATCCTGATCCGGGTCGCCGGCGACGAGCACGCCGCCGCGATCGCCGTCCGTGACCACGGGGTCGGCCTGGCCGCGGGGGAGAGCGCGTTGGTCTTCAACCGGTTCTGGCGCGCCGACCCGGCCCGGGCCCGCACCAGCGGGGGCACCGGGCTGGGGCTGTCCATCTCGCTGGAGGACACGCACCTCCACGGCGGCTGGCTCCAGGCCTGGGGACGGCCCGGGGAGGGCTCCCAGTTCCGGCTGACGCTGCCCCGCCGGTCGGGGACCGTGCTGCGGCACAGCCCGCTCCCGCTCGTCCCCGACGACGTGAGGGAGCCGACCGGATGACGCGGTGGAGGAGGCTCGGCCTCGTGCTCACCGGCCTGTGCCTGCTCGGCACCGGCTGCGTCGGCATGCCCGACGAGGGGCCGGTCGTGGAGACCCAGGCCGAGGTCGACACCGGTGAGGAGCTGGGCTACTACAACGACCCGCAGTCGCCGGTCCCCGGCGAGTCGCCCACCGACATCGTCAAGCACTTCCTCGACGCGCAGGCCGCGATCCCCATCCAGACCAACACGGCCTCGGAGTTCCTGACCCGCGACTTCGCCTCGACCTGGCGCCCGCAGCAGCGGACGATCACCTATGCCGCGGCGTCGCTCCCGCAGGGCAGCAACCAGATCACGGTGGAGCTGGACGGGGCGAACCAGATCGACGGCCGGGGCCGCTGGCGCGGCAGCCTCCCCGAGCGTGCCGAGGAGCTGTCCTTCTCCATGCAGCGTGAGGACGGGGAGTGGCGGATCGCCGACGCGCCCGACGCGCTCGTGGTGCCGGAGTCCTGGTTCTCCCAGGCCTACCGACGGGTCTCGCTCTACTTCTTCGACCCCTCCGCGCGGATCCTCATCCCCGAGCCGGTCTACGTCCCCCGGGGCGAGCGACTCGCGTCTGCGCTCGTCGCCGGACTGCTGCAGGGTCCGACCGCCGGCGGCCAGGTCGAGCGGAGCTTCATCCCGTCCGGTCTGGAGGTCGACCTCTCGGTGCCGGTGACCGGCGACGGGGTCGCCGAGGTCGCGCTCACGGGCGACGGCGTCGTCCCGGCACCGCAGGACGCCCAGCTGATGGTGGCCCAGCTCGCACGAACCCTCGCGCAGGACCCCTCCCTCACGGGCTTCCGGGTCACCATCGCCGGGGAGCCCGTGGCGCTTCCCGGCGGCCGGACCACCTTCGCCATCGACCAGGGTGACTCCTTCGACGCGGACGCCATCCAGTCGACCTCCCTGCTCTTCGGGCTGCGGGAGGGCCGGCTCGTCTCGGGTCCGCCGGACGTGCTGTCCTACGCGGACGGCCCGATGGGGGCCGAGGCGCAGGGTCTGCGCTCGGTGGGCGTCGACCTGACCGGCTCGCGCGTGGCGGGCGTCAGCGTCCAGGGTGACCGGGTGCTGGTCTCCGAGGTCCGCGACCCCGGTGCCGACCTGACCCAGGTCGTGAGCGGGGCCGAGGACCTGCTGCCACCGGCCTGGGACTTCGCCGGGCGCCTGTGGCTGGTCGACCGGGGCGGTGGCGACGCCAGGGTGTCCGTCGTGCGCGGTCGTGAGCCGCGTGAGGTCAGGGTCCCCGGCATCACGGGGGAGGACGTCACCCACGCCATCGTCTCCCGCGACGGGTCGCGGCTCGTCGCGGTCGTGAGGGACCGTCGGGCCGACCGGGTGCTCGTCAGCCGGATCGCCTACGACGCCCGGGGCCGGCCCCGGGCCGGCAGCCGGGCCCGGGAGATCGCCTGGGACGACATCCCGCGGCCCTCGGTCATCGACCTGGCGTGGTCGTCGCCCACCTCCCTGGCCGTGCTCCACCGGCTCAACGGCGCCTTGTCCCAGGCGCGGACCATGGCCGTCGACGGCGCGCCGGTCGGGCTCACCGGCATCGCGTCGACGTTCTCCCAACGGACCCGTGCCGTGCTGTCGACGCCGCGGGCCACCGACCCCGTCTACGTGGTGAGCCGTGCCGGCCTGGTCGACGTGCTCTCCGGCCAGCAGGTGGTGGCCGAGCCCGAGGCCAGCTTCCTCACCTACGTCGGCTGACCCTCCACAAGCGGTCGCGGCCCCGTTGCGAGGGCGTCGGCTGCGTGCTGGCATCGGCGCGTGAGCCACGACCTGCGCGACGCCGCGCTGGACCTGCTCCTGGGTGGCGGCTGCGTCGCCTGCGCCCGCCCCGGGCGCTCGCTGTGCCGCGGCTGCCGGGACGCCCTCCCGGTGGGGGTCCAGCCCGCCTGGCCCACGCCCACCCCGCCCGGGCTCGCACCGCCGTGGGCGGCCGGCCCCTACGACGGGGTGCTGCGCGCCGCGCTGCTGGCCCACAAGGAGCGCCACGTGGCCGGCCTCGCGGGGCCACTCGCGGTCCTGCTCGCCCGCGCGGTCCGGCAGGCGGCCGCCGGGCCGCTGCTGCTGGTCCCCGTCCCGAGCCGTCCGGGAGCCACCCGGGCCCGCGGCCACGACCCCCTCCTCGACCTGGTCCGGCGCGCCGCCGGCCTCGTCGACGGCGCCCGCGTGGCGCCGTTGCTGCGCTCCCGTGGCGGGGTGGCCGACCAGGCAGGGCTCGGCGCGGAGGAACGCGCCGACAACCTCCGGGGGTCGATGTGGTGCCCGAGCCGGTCCCTCGCGCGGCTGGCGGGACGGGCGGGCCGTGTCGTGGTCTGTGACGACGTCATCACGACCGGCGCGACGCTGCGCGAGGCACAGCGGGCGCTGGGTGCCTCCGGCGTCGAGGTCGTCGCCGTGGCGGCCGTCGCGGCCACCCGACGGCGCGCCGTCGCCAGATCGGGCGAATTGTCGCCGCGACGGCTTTCGCCACCACCCGCGGTGGACTAGCGTCTGTGCATGGAGTCCGTCCGGGTCCGTGGTTGCGTCGGTGAGACGCCCCGGGAACCCGGAGCGTCGTACCGACAAGCCGATGCCAGTCGCAGGCGAAGCGGTCCACGTAACCCCGGAGACGGGGGATCACGGTGCGGCTTAGACGTAAGTCCTGCCCCGGCGCCACGCCAGATGCGTGCCCGGCCGGGAGAAGGTCAGTAGTGGCAGAGAAGCTGCGAGAACCTCAGCAGGCGGCTGTGGGGTCGAAGACCAGGTCGGCCGGACGGACTCCGCTCACATCCCTCACCGCACCGGAGGTTGACATGGAAGTCGTCGTCACTGGGCGTCACATCGAGCTGTCGGAGCGCTTCCGCGAGCACGTCTCCGAGAAGCTGACCAAGCTCGAGAAGCACGATCACCGGATCATGCGGGTCCAGGTCGAGGTCGAGAGCGAGCGGAACCCCCGCCAGCACGACCGGGCGATCAAGGTGGAGCTGACGGCGTTCTCCAAGGGCCCGGTGATCCGGGCCGAGGCGGCGGCCGAGGACAAGATGGCGGCCCTCGACCTCGCGCTGGACAAGATGGCCGCCCAGATGCGACGCGCCGCCGACCGGCGCCGCGTGCACCGCGGCCGGCCGCCGGCCTCGGTGGGGGAGACCCTCGCCGGGATGGAGACGGTGCCGCCGCCGGCGGCGGCGGCCGAGGAGGAGACGGTCACCGAGCGCAACGTGGGTCCGATCTCGGTGACCGGGGACGGCCCGCTGGTGGTCCGCGAGAAGAGCCATCCCGCCGAACCGATGACGCTCGACCAGGCCCTCTACGAGATGGAGCTGGTCGGTCACGACTTCTACCTGTTCGTCGACAAGGAGAGCGAGCGGCCCTCGGTGGTCTACCGCCGCCGTGGCTACGACTACGGGGTGATCTCGCTGGAGCTCGACGCCGGCTGACCGACGTGGGGCGTGGCGGACCGCCCGTGTGCGTCCGGGCCTCCTGCGACGCGGGTCGTGTCATGATGACGCCGTGGTGACCGACACAGGCGAGTCCGACGAGCCGATCCGGGTGCTGGTGGTCGACGACCAGGAGCTGTTCCGGCGGGGGCTGACGATGCTGCTCGCGGGCGAGGAGGGCATCGAGGTCGCCGGCGAGGCCGGCGACGGTGTCGAGGGCACGTCCCTGGCCGAGAGCGTCGCCCCCGACGTGGTCCTCCTCGACGTACGCATGCCGCGTCGCTCGGGCATCGAGGCATGCCGGGCGATCAAAGAGTCGGTCCCCTCGGCGAAGATCATCATGCTCACGATGTCCGACGAGGAGGCCGACCTCTACGAGGCGGTCAAGAGCGGCGCCGCCGGGTACCTCCTCAAGGACTCCTCCATCGAGGAGGTCGCCCAGGCCATCCGCGTCGTCTCGGAGGGGCAGTCGCTGATCAGCCCGTCGATGGCCGTGAAGCTGATCGACGAGTTCAAGCAGATGTCCCGGCCGGAGAAGGGCCAGGTCCCCGGGCTGCGGCTCACCGAGCGCGAGCTCGAGGTGCTCCGGCTGGTCGCCACCGGCATGAACAACCGCGAGATCGCCCGGGAGCTGGTGATCAGCGAGAACACGGTCAAGAACCACGTGCGCAACATCCTGGAGAAGCTCCAGCTGCACTCGCGGATGGAGGCCGTGATGTACGCCGTCAAGGAAAAGCTGCTGGACCTGCCCTAGGGCAGACCGAGGAACGAGGCCGGGTCAGCCTGTCCCCGTCACGTGGTTGAGTCGTCCCCGTGATCGAGCTGAGCAAGGCCGAGGCACGGCGGGTCGCGCTGGCGGCCCAGGGCTTCCTCGACCCGCCGCACGCCGTCCCCACCCTGCGCACGCTCGCCCGCACCCTCGAGCGGACCAGCGTGCTCCAGGTCGACTCGGTCAACGTCCTGGCCCGCGCCCACCTGATGCCGCTCTACTCGCGGATGGGTCCCTACGACCCGGCACTGCTCGAGCGGGCGGCGAGCGGCCGCGAGCGGCGTCGCCTCGTCGAGTACTGGGCGCACGTGCAGGCCCTGATGCCGGTCGACCTCTGGCCGGCCATGCAGTTCCGGCGCGACCACTACCGCGCGCAGCGGGGCAAGTGGGGCTTCACCGCGGACGCGAGGCTCGAGCCGGCGGTCCTGCAGGCGGTCCGCGACCGCGGACCGGTGACCGCGCGCCAGCTGGACGCCGAGTTCTCCGGCCCCCGGACGCGCGAGCACTGGGGGTGGAACTGGTCCGACGCCCGCCAGGTGCTCGACTACCTCTACCTCGTCGGAGACGTCGCCATCGCGGGGCGCAGTCCCCAGTTCGAGGTGCGCTACGACGTTCCGGAGCGGGTGCTGCCGCGACGGGTGCTGGAGGCGCCGACGCCCAGCCCGCAGGAGTCGGCCCGCGCGCTGGTGCGTCGGGCGGCCCGGTCCCACGGGGTCGGGTCCGGCCCCTGCCTGGCCGACTACTTCCGGATGCGGTGGCAGCCCGGCAACGGCGAGGCCAACGCGCGCGAGGCGGTCGCGGACCTGGTCGAGGCGGGCGAGCTCGAGGAGGTGCGGGTGGAGGGCTGGCGCCGGCCGGCCTGGCTGCACGCCTCGGCGCGCCGGCCCCGGTCCGTGCGGGCGCGGGCGCTGCTCAGCCCCTTCGACCCGCTGGTCTGGGAGCGGACCCGCACCGAGACCCTCTTCGACTTCCACTACCGGATCGAGATCTACGTGCCGAGGCCCCAGCGGCGCTTCGGCTACTACGTGCTCCCATTCCTGCTGGGGGAGCGGATCGTCGCCCGGGTCGACCTCAAGGCCGACCGGGCTACCGGCCGGCTGCTGGTCCCGGCTGCCTTCGCCGAGCAGCACGCGCCGGAGGAGACCGCGGCCCAGCTGGCCGCCGAGCTGCGCAGCCTCGCCGGATGGCTCGGGCTGGACGAGGTCGAGGTGGGCAGCCGGGGCGACCTCGCGGCGGCGCTCGCCAGCGAGCTGAGCACTGTTTCGGACCTCACCCCGCCCGCTGGGTAGCATGGCCGACGGCCCACCGGCCGATCGTCAGTGTCGACACCCAGGAGTCATCCCACCGTGCCTGCCATCATCGACAAGATCCTCCGCATCGGCGAGGGCAAGATCCTGCGCGAGCTCGAGGCGGTCGCGCAGGCGGTCAACGCCATCGAGGACGACTTCGTCGCGATGAGCGACGAGCAGCTGCGCGGGATGACCGACGAGTTCCGCAAGCGGCTCGAGGAGGGGGAGACCCTCGACGACCTGATGCCCGAGGCCTTCGCCACCGTTCGCGAGGCGGCCCGCCGGGTGATCGGGCAGCGGCACTTCGACGTCCAGCTCATGGGTGGCGCAGCCCTCCACCTCGGCAACATCGCCGAGATGAAGACCGGTGAGGGCAAGACCCTGGTCTCGACGCTGCCGGCCTACCTCAACGCGCTCTCCGGCAAGGGCGTCCACATCGTCACCGTCAACGACTACCTCGCCAAGTACCACGCGGAGTGGATGGGTCGCATCCACCACTTCCTCGGCCTCACCACCGGGGTGATCCTGGCGCAGATGAAGCCGGCCGAGCGGCGCGAGGCCTACGCCTGTGACATCACCTACGGCACCAACAACGAGCTCGGCTTCGACTACCTCCGCGACAACATGGCCGGCTCGCTCGAGGACTGCGTGCAGCGCGGCCACAACTTCGCGATCGTCGACGAGGTCGACTCGATCCTCATCGACGAGGCGCGCACCCCGCTGATCATCAGCGGCCCCACCCAGGACGAGGTCCGCTGGTACGGCGAGTTCGCGAAGATCGCCAAGACGCTCCACCGCGACGACGACTACGAGGTCGACGAGAAGAAGCGGACCATCTCGGTGCTGGAGTCGGGGATCACGAAGGTGGAGGACCACCTCGGCATCGACAACCTCTACGACTCGGTCAACACGCCGCTGATCTCGTTCATGAACAACTCCATCAAGGCCAAGGAGCTGTTCCGCAACGACAAGGAGTACGTCGTCATGAACGGCGAGGTGCTCATCGTCGACGAGCACACCGGCCGCATCCTCTCCGGGCGCCGCTACAACGACGGTCTCCACCAGGCGATCGAGGCCAAGGAAGGCGTCCAGATCCGCGAGGAGTACCAGACCCTTGCGACGATCACGCTGCAGAACTACTTCCGGCTCTACGAGAAGCTCTCCGGCATGACCGGCACGGCGATGACGGAGGCCTCGGAGTTCGACAAGATCTACAAGCTGGGCGTCGTCCCCATCCCGACGAACAAGCCGATGGCACGCATGGACCAGGCCGACCTCGTCTACCGCACCGAGGAGGCCAAGTACGACGCCGTCGTCGAGGACATCGCGGCCCGGCACGAGAAGGGCCAACCGGTCCTGGTGGGCACCGTGTCCGTGGAGAAGTCCGAGTACCTCTCCCAGCACCTGAAGAAGCGCGGCATCCCCCACACCGTCCTCAACGCCAAGCAGCACGCCGACGAGGCCAAGGTCGTGGCGCTGGCCGGTCACAAGGGTGCGGTCACCGTCGCCACCAACATGGCCGGCCGCGGTACCGACATCATGCTGGGCGGTTCGGTCGACTTCCTCGCCGACCAGGACCTGCGCAGCCAGGGCCTCGACCCGGTGGAGAAGCCCGAGGACTACGACGCCGCCTGGCCGGCGGCCGTGGAACGGATCCAGGCCCAGGTGGCTGCCGAGCACGACGAGGTCAAGGAGCTCGGGGGCCTCTACGTGGTCGGCACCGAGCGCCACGAGTCGCGCCGCATCGACAACCAGCTCCGGGGCCGGTCGGGTCGTCAGGGTGACCCGGGTGAGTCGCGGTTCTACCTCTCGCTCCAGGATGAGCTGATGCGGCTGTTCAAGTCGGAGTGGGTCGACCGGATCCTCCAGGTCATGAAGATCCCCGACGACGTGCCGATCGAGAACAAGCGGGTCACCAACGCGATCGCCAACGCCCAGGGCCAGGTCGAGTCGCAGAACTTCGAGTCGCGCAAGAACGTGCTCAAGTACGACGACGTGATGAGCCGGCAGCGCGAGGTCATCTACGCGGAGCGGCGTCAGGTGCTCGAGGGGGCAGACCTCGAGTCGCAGGTGCGCGGCTTCATCGACGACGTGGTCGCGGGCTACGTCGCCACCACGACGGAGGAGCTGCCCATCCAGTGGGACCTCGACGGCCTCTGGAGCGCGCTGCGCCAGCTCTACGACGTGGGTGTGGACCAGGAGCGTTGGGTCGAGGAGCAGGGCGGCGTCGAGTCGCTGAGCCGCGAGAAGCTCGTGGAGGACCTCCAGGCGGACGCGCAGGCGGCCTACGACCGCCGGGTCGCCGAGATCGGCGAGGAGGTGATGCGGGAGCTCGAGCGCCAGGTGGTGCTCTCCGTGCTCGACCGCAAGTGGCGCGAGCACCTCTACGAGATGGACTACCTCCGCGAGGGCATCTACCTGCGTGCGTACTCGCAGCGTGACCCCCTCGTCGAGTACCAGCGCGAGGGCTACGACATGTTCGCGGCGATGATGAACGGCATCAAGGAGGAGTCGGTCGGCTTCCTGTTCAACCTCGAGGTGTCGGTCGACGAGGACGACGACGAGGGCGACGCGGCGGACCAGGAGGAGCAGGTCGAGCCGATGCAGCGACCGGTCCCCACCGCTGACGCGGCCGACGGCGCCGGTGACGGGTCGCGTCAGCCGGCGCCCCACATCCACGCCAAGGGCCTCTCGGCGCCCCGACAGCCCGAGAAGCTGACCTACGCCGGTCCGCAGGAGGGCATCGGCGAGGTCGGCGCCGAGGACACCCCGGCCGTGCGCTCGACGGTGACCAACGCCGACGACCCGTTCGCAGGCGTCGGCCGCAACGACACCTGCCCCTGCGGGTCGGGCAAGAAGTTCAAGAAGTGCCACGGCGCCCCGGGCGGTCCCACCGGGCTCACCGCGCGCGCCAGCGGCTAGGCGAACTCCAGCGCGACCGCCTGCCAGCGGCCGGCCAGGTGCTCGAACCGTACGGCCACCGCCCGTGACCGGCGGCCGTAGCGCACGCGGGCGCTGACCTCGGCGGTCTCGTCGTCGACCCAGCAGGTGTGCAGGCTCGCCAGCTGCGGCCGGACCTGCTGGATGCGCGCGGGGGAGCGTGGGTCGCGCACGGCGGCGGCCCGCACCAGCTGGGCCCGCCGGGCCAGGTCCTGGTAGACGCCGGGTGTGGTCCAGCGCAGCAGCTGTGCGACGGGCCGGTCGCCACCGGCGATCTCGACGGCTGCCTGGGTGAACCGGTGGGCCCAGGCCTCCAGGCGGTCCCGCTCGCGATCGCCCGCCGTGCGGAGCAGCACCATCGGCGGCGGGTCCGCAGGCTCCGGCGGACCGCCCGCGAGGTCGAGGGCCAGCGTGCCCTGGACGCTGGCGACCGGGACGGGGTGCCGCAGCGGCACGACCTTCGGGTGGTAGGGCGACATGGCTACTCCTCTCCGTCGTGCTCCGGCAGCAGCAGCCGCTGGCCGGGGTGGATCAGGTCGGGATCGGCCCCGACGAGCTGGTGGTTGGCCCGGTAGATCGCGCGCCAGCGGCGGTCGACGGCCCGAGGGTCCACCCCGGTCGGCAGGGTCCGCGCGGCGAGACGCCAGAGCGAGTCGCCGGGCGCGACCACGACGGTGCTCCGCGCGGGAGCGGGCGGTGGGCGGAGGGCGGCGGTCTGCCAGGCGGCGGCCGACGTGCGGTCGGGAACGGGGAGCCCCACGAGGTCATCGCCCGGACCTTGCCCGGGGCCAGGGGCGCCCGCGTGGGCCGGAACCGTCAGACCTCCGACCAGGGACAGCCCGCAGGAGGCGAGCACCAGGCGGCGGAGGGCTACGGGCACCGAACCCGTCGGCGCGGGACGGTCCAGTGCCTCGAGGACCACCAGGCTGACCAGCAGCCACAACCACGACACCGCGGCCGCCGCTGCGAGCTCGCAGCCGGCCACCAGCAGGGGCGCGAAGGAGGCGCCGCCCGAGGTCGCCGTCGACCACGGGGGCGGTGACGAGGCGCCAGCAGGGAGCAACCAGGCCAGCACGGTCGCGGCCGCCGCCGTCGCGACCAGCCACACCGCCAGGCACCGTGACCGCGAGGGTGAGCTCGAGGACGACCGGGGCGGAGCGACGCGATCCCGAGACATGCCACGAACCTTTCGTTTGTATCCGTTTGCGTCAGTAGAGACCGTTTGGGCTGCGTTGGCAACCCTCACGTCCACAGGGGCGGATGTGGCAGGCTCGCGCGCGATGGACTGGGACGAACGCCTCTTCGCGGTGCTCGACGACCTCGAGCAGCAGGCGGAGGCGCTCTACGACGCCGAGCGAGAGGCTGAGCTCGCCGACCGCAGTCGTGCGGAGTACGGCGCGGTCACCGTCGCGGCGCGGTTGATGGCCTCGACCGACCGGGACCTGACGCTCCACGTGGCCGGGATCGGGACGGTGACGGGGACCCTGCGTCGCGTGGCTCGGGGGTGGCTGCTGCTCGACGCCCCCTCGGGGCACTGGGTCGTCCCCCTCGCCGGGATCGTGTCGGTGACCGGGGCGTCGGACCGGGCCGTGCCGGAGGTGGCGTGGTCCGCGCTCACCCGCCTCGGCCTGGGTTCGGCGCTGAGGCGGCTCTCAGAGGCAGGGGAGCAGTGCCTGGTCCACCGGGTCGACGGCAGCCGGCGCGAGGCGCTGCTGCGGCGCGTGGGTCAGGACTTCGTGGAGGTCGAGCCGCGTCCCGGCTGCGTGGAGCTCGTGCCGTTCACGGCACTCGCGGCCGTGCAGAGCCGGGTCTGAGACGCGCTGGCGTCAGGTGGCCTCGACGTCGTAGGGAGGGACCTCCCCGTCCAGGAGCCCGCGTGCCTTCTTCCGCCGTGACGCGGCCTCCTCCGCCTCGGCCTCCTCCATCGCCTCGACGATGTGCTTGCGCACGATGCTGCGGGGGTCGAGGTCGCGCAGCTCGAGGTCCTTGAAGTCCGGACCCAGCTCGGCGCGCAGCTCGTCACGAGCGCCGGTGGCGAAGACCTTCAGCCGGTGCAGGAACCGGCCGGCCTCGCGCGCGAACTCCGGCAGCTTGTCGGGGCCGAAGACCATCACCGCGACGAGCGCGATGATCGCCATCTCGGGCAGCCCGACTCCGAACACAGGTCAGAACTTACTGGTCGGCGTCAGCCCCAGCTGCATCCCGGCCAGACCGCGCCCGCGCCCGGCGAGCCGTCGCGCGACGTCGGCGAGGACGACGGCGGCCGGCGCCGTCGGGTCGGACTCCACGATGGGCTTGCCGACGTCGCCGCCCTCGCGCAGCGAGGTGTCCAGCGGTACCTGCCCCAGCACGGGTACGTCGTAGCCGAAGCGCTGCGACAGCGTCGCGGCGACGCGGTCCCCTCCTCCGGAGCCGAAGAGCTCGAGCCGGTGCTCGGATCCCTGCTCCGCGCAGTGCGGGCACGCGAGCCAGCTCATGTTCTCGACGACCCCCACGACGCGCTGGTGCATCATCGAGGCCATCGTGCCGGCGCGCTCGGCGACCTCCGCGGCTGCCTCCTGCGGTGTCGTGACCACCAGCACCTCGGCGCCCGGGAGGTGCTGCCCCAGCGAGATCGCCATGTCGCCGGTGCCGGGCGGCAGGTCGAGCAGGAGCACGTCGAGGTCGCCCCAGTAGACGTCGGCGAGCATCTGCACCAGGGCTCGGTCCAGCATCGGACCGCGCCACGCCACCACCTGGTCACGCCTCGGCTTGAGCATGCCGATCGAGATCACCGAGACCCCCGAGGGCGTGGGGACCGGCATGATCAGGTCCTCGACCTGGGTGGGCCGGTGGTCGGCGACACCGAGCATGGCCGGGATGCTGTGGCCGTAGATGTCGGCGTCGACGATGCCGACCTTGAGTCCCTGGCCGGCCATCGCGAGTGCGAGGTTGACCGTGACGGAGGACTTGCCGACCCCGCCCTTGCCGCTGGCGATCGCGAAGATCTTGGTGAGCGAGCCGGGCTGCGAGAAGGGGATCTCGCGCTGCGCCTGGCCGTCACGGAGCTTCTCCTGCAGGCCGGAGCGCTGCTCGCTGGTCATGACCCCGAGCTCGAGGTGCACGCCGGTCACACCGTCGACGGCCGAGACGGCACTGGTCACGTCACGGTTGATGGTGTCCTTCAGCGGGCAGCCCGCGACGGTGAGCAGGACCGTGACGTGCACGGTTCCGGACTCGTCGATCTCGACCGAGTCGACCATGCCGAGGTCGGTGATCGGACGCTTGATCTCGGGGTCGTTGACGGTCGCCAACGCGGCGTTGACGCGGTCCAGCAGGGAAGTGCTCATGATGCACCCAGCGTAGTTGCCGTCCCGTCGTACCGGTGCCCCCGGTGGCGGGTCTCACGCCGGGGGAGTGGCGCCCGTCTCGTCGTGCCCGTCCTCGGTCCGGGCCCGCTCGTCGAGCTCGGCCAGCAGCGAGCGCAGCTCGGAGCGGACGTAGTCGCGGGTCGCCACCTCGCCGATCGCCATCCGCAGCGAGGCGACCTCGCGTGCGAGGAACTCCATGTCGGCGTGGGCGCGGGCGTTGGCGCGGCGGTCCCTCTCGGCGATCACCCGGTCCCTGTCCTCCTGGCGGTTCTGCGCCAGCAGGATCAGCGGGGCGGCGTAGGAGGCCTGGAGGCTGAGCATCAGGGTGAGGAAGATGAAGGGGTAGAGGTCCCAGGCGAGGTCGTCGGGAGCCAGCCAGTTCCAGACCAGCCACACGCTGACGAACAGCGTCATGTAGAGCAGGAAGCGCGCGGTGCCCATGAACCTGGCGAAGCCCTCGGCGAAGGAGCCGAAGGCGTCCGCGTCGTAGGTGGGGCGCCGGATCCTGCGCCCGCCCTCGAGCGGGGTGTCGAGCCGGTCGCGGCGGGGCTCAGCCATGGCTGGTCCCGGTCGGCTGGGCTCCGGTGGCCAGGTCGCGCCAGTTCTCCGGGAGCATGTGGTCGAGCAGGTCGTCGACGGTCACCGCCCCCAGCAACCGTCCCTGGTCGTCGACCACGGGTGCGGCCACCAGGTTGTAGGTCGCCAGGTGCGCCGCGACCTGCACGATCGAGGCCTCGGGGCGGAGGGCGTCGAGCTCGGCGTCGATGGCGGCGGCGGCCAGGGAGGAGGGCGGCTCGCGCAGCAGGCGCTGGATGTGGGCGCAGCCCAGCAGCCGCCCGGTGGGCGTCTCCAGGGGTTGGCGGCACACGTAGACCATCGCGCCCAGCGACACTGGCAGGTCGGGGTTGCGGACGTGCGCGAGTGCGTCGGCCACCGTCGCGTCGGGGCCGAGGATCACCGGCTCGGGCGTCATCATGCCGCCGGCCGTCTCCTC
The genomic region above belongs to Nocardioides coralli and contains:
- a CDS encoding LysM peptidoglycan-binding domain-containing protein, with the protein product MSRDRVAPPRSSSSSPSRSRCLAVWLVATAAAATVLAWLLPAGASSPPPWSTATSGGASFAPLLVAGCELAAAAAVSWLWLLVSLVVLEALDRPAPTGSVPVALRRLVLASCGLSLVGGLTVPAHAGAPGPGQGPGDDLVGLPVPDRTSAAAWQTAALRPPPAPARSTVVVAPGDSLWRLAARTLPTGVDPRAVDRRWRAIYRANHQLVGADPDLIHPGQRLLLPEHDGEE
- a CDS encoding DUF1003 domain-containing protein encodes the protein MAEPRRDRLDTPLEGGRRIRRPTYDADAFGSFAEGFARFMGTARFLLYMTLFVSVWLVWNWLAPDDLAWDLYPFIFLTLMLSLQASYAAPLILLAQNRQEDRDRVIAERDRRANARAHADMEFLAREVASLRMAIGEVATRDYVRSELRSLLAELDERARTEDGHDETGATPPA
- a CDS encoding Mrp/NBP35 family ATP-binding protein; this translates as MSTSLLDRVNAALATVNDPEIKRPITDLGMVDSVEIDESGTVHVTVLLTVAGCPLKDTINRDVTSAVSAVDGVTGVHLELGVMTSEQRSGLQEKLRDGQAQREIPFSQPGSLTKIFAIASGKGGVGKSSVTVNLALAMAGQGLKVGIVDADIYGHSIPAMLGVADHRPTQVEDLIMPVPTPSGVSVISIGMLKPRRDQVVAWRGPMLDRALVQMLADVYWGDLDVLLLDLPPGTGDMAISLGQHLPGAEVLVVTTPQEAAAEVAERAGTMASMMHQRVVGVVENMSWLACPHCAEQGSEHRLELFGSGGGDRVAATLSQRFGYDVPVLGQVPLDTSLREGGDVGKPIVESDPTAPAAVVLADVARRLAGRGRGLAGMQLGLTPTSKF
- the secA gene encoding preprotein translocase subunit SecA, giving the protein MPAIIDKILRIGEGKILRELEAVAQAVNAIEDDFVAMSDEQLRGMTDEFRKRLEEGETLDDLMPEAFATVREAARRVIGQRHFDVQLMGGAALHLGNIAEMKTGEGKTLVSTLPAYLNALSGKGVHIVTVNDYLAKYHAEWMGRIHHFLGLTTGVILAQMKPAERREAYACDITYGTNNELGFDYLRDNMAGSLEDCVQRGHNFAIVDEVDSILIDEARTPLIISGPTQDEVRWYGEFAKIAKTLHRDDDYEVDEKKRTISVLESGITKVEDHLGIDNLYDSVNTPLISFMNNSIKAKELFRNDKEYVVMNGEVLIVDEHTGRILSGRRYNDGLHQAIEAKEGVQIREEYQTLATITLQNYFRLYEKLSGMTGTAMTEASEFDKIYKLGVVPIPTNKPMARMDQADLVYRTEEAKYDAVVEDIAARHEKGQPVLVGTVSVEKSEYLSQHLKKRGIPHTVLNAKQHADEAKVVALAGHKGAVTVATNMAGRGTDIMLGGSVDFLADQDLRSQGLDPVEKPEDYDAAWPAAVERIQAQVAAEHDEVKELGGLYVVGTERHESRRIDNQLRGRSGRQGDPGESRFYLSLQDELMRLFKSEWVDRILQVMKIPDDVPIENKRVTNAIANAQGQVESQNFESRKNVLKYDDVMSRQREVIYAERRQVLEGADLESQVRGFIDDVVAGYVATTTEELPIQWDLDGLWSALRQLYDVGVDQERWVEEQGGVESLSREKLVEDLQADAQAAYDRRVAEIGEEVMRELERQVVLSVLDRKWREHLYEMDYLREGIYLRAYSQRDPLVEYQREGYDMFAAMMNGIKEESVGFLFNLEVSVDEDDDEGDAADQEEQVEPMQRPVPTADAADGAGDGSRQPAPHIHAKGLSAPRQPEKLTYAGPQEGIGEVGAEDTPAVRSTVTNADDPFAGVGRNDTCPCGSGKKFKKCHGAPGGPTGLTARASG
- a CDS encoding Rv3235 family protein, yielding MSPYHPKVVPLRHPVPVASVQGTLALDLAGGPPEPADPPPMVLLRTAGDRERDRLEAWAHRFTQAAVEIAGGDRPVAQLLRWTTPGVYQDLARRAQLVRAAAVRDPRSPARIQQVRPQLASLHTCWVDDETAEVSARVRYGRRSRAVAVRFEHLAGRWQAVALEFA
- a CDS encoding sec-independent translocase; its protein translation is MFGVGLPEMAIIALVAVMVFGPDKLPEFAREAGRFLHRLKVFATGARDELRAELGPDFKDLELRDLDPRSIVRKHIVEAMEEAEAEEAASRRKKARGLLDGEVPPYDVEAT